The DNA window TCGGTGTCACCCGTCTGGGTCCCGACCTGTCCAACCTCGGCCGCAGGGTCGAGGCGGAGCACGGTGCGGATGCCAAGGATTGGCTGATGCTCCACCTCTACGATCCGCGGCTGGATCCGGCCCGCCGCAATTGGTCATCCTGTCCGTCCATGTCGTTCTTCTTCGAAAAGCGAGAGATCACCGGACAGCCGTCCGACGATGCCCTCGGTGTGACCGTCAAGAAGGGCTGGGAAGTGGTGCCCGGCGAGAAGGCTGAGGCTCTCGTCAGCTACCTACTTTCGCTCAAGCACGACGATCCCGTTCCCGCCTCGATGAACTACGCCCCGATCAAGGGCGACGATAACAACGAAGGCTGAACCGATACTTTCCCGTCCATCCGATGCAAGATTCCCAGAAGCCTGATCTCGACGAATCGCTGAACGTCACCCAGTCGCACGACCGCGCCATGCGCGAGGCGGCTGCCGTGGCGCGTGAGAAGCACGTTGATGAAGGAGGTCGAGAGCCGTTGTCCCTGTGGGTCTTCGGCGCCAGCGCGTTCATCCTGATTTTCGCCGGCCTCGCGCTGGGGAATGCGGGTTCGTTCTTCAACTACAACGAGACGGTTAAGTCGGACTACGTTCGCAAAACCTTCGACAGCGGCGACAACTCCGGGCCGCCACCCGGCGAGGCCCTAAAGATCTACATGGCCAAGGGCGAGAAAATCTACGGCAAGTGCATCGGCTGCCACGCGCCCGACGGCAAGGGCGGGGGTGCCTATCCGGCTCTCGCCGGCAGCGAATGGGCGCTTGGAGAGACCGAGCGCTTCGCGATGGTCGTTCTCAACGGTCTTTCCGGGCCGACGAGTACCGGCAAGACTTACG is part of the Haloferula helveola genome and encodes:
- a CDS encoding cytochrome c, whose amino-acid sequence is MQDSQKPDLDESLNVTQSHDRAMREAAAVAREKHVDEGGREPLSLWVFGASAFILIFAGLALGNAGSFFNYNETVKSDYVRKTFDSGDNSGPPPGEALKIYMAKGEKIYGKCIGCHAPDGKGGGAYPALAGSEWALGETERFAMVVLNGLSGPTSTGKTYGVMPAQGIGMSDVDLAAVMTYVRNAFGNSKGDVVTKEMAAEAIKISEARANPGSPVTADELKADHLKDLPGDKLDPTTMIDPVTLEPVEAAAE